Proteins encoded together in one Streptomyces sp. NBC_01363 window:
- a CDS encoding acyl carrier protein, with translation MNAPTPHTPVTADEESVLADLTGMLARLLEDEYGLDDIEIGMRTTFNRDLELESIDLVTLAGLLQERYGDRVNFAEFLAGMEFDEIIELTVGRLVEYVVTSLKAGEAS, from the coding sequence ATGAATGCGCCCACCCCCCACACCCCTGTCACCGCCGACGAGGAGTCCGTACTTGCCGACCTCACCGGCATGCTGGCGCGGCTCCTGGAGGACGAGTACGGCCTCGACGACATCGAGATCGGCATGAGGACCACCTTCAACCGTGATCTGGAGCTGGAGAGCATCGACCTCGTCACTCTGGCCGGGCTGCTCCAGGAGCGGTACGGAGACCGGGTCAACTTCGCGGAGTTCCTGGCCGGTATGGAGTTCGACGAGATCATCGAACTGACCGTCGGACGGCTGGTCGAGTACGTCGTCACCAGTCTCAAGGCGGGGGAGGCGAGCTGA
- a CDS encoding beta-ketoacyl synthase N-terminal-like domain-containing protein translates to MAARQVPVAIVGMAVLLPGAADLDAYWRNLRDGVDAIGAVPDGRWDAEYYHPGTASDPAVANQVYARRGGFVDGLAQVEVTRFGIMPNSVAGTEPDQLIALHVASAALDDAGGTDRLPDRGRVGVVLGRGGYLTPGLVRLDQRVRTAGQLVRTLAELLPDLTGDQLAGVRQAFTERLGPDSPESAIGLVPNLAASRVANRLDLRGPAYTVDAACASSLVAVDQAVGELASGRCDVMLAGGVHHCHDITLWSVFSQLRALSPSQRIRPFHRDADGILIGEGTGVVVLKRLADAERAGDRIYAVVRGTGVASDGRAAGLMNPEPGGQAHAVRQAWRAAGLDPAEPGSVGLLEAHGTATPAGDSAELATLADVFGPGDGDAVLGSVKSMIGHAMPAAGVAGLVKAALAVHHRTLLPTLHCDDPHPALARTRFRTLEKAADWETTARSPVRRAAVNAFGFGGINAHVVLEEAPDGHGSRASAPARPVVEVDEPEHVLLLAAESPAHLAALLDADDDTVRAAGLAPGHPHPEAGPARLGIVGPTAKRLALARRAVARQRGWHGRGDVWFRPGPLLGAGHGRLAFLFPGLEGDFTPQVDDVAAHFGLRAPAVDGDRTDDVGRHGFGVVAVGRLLDAALRRSGIVPDAVAGHSVGEWTAMAAAGLYSGDEVDAFMAAFDPDSVTVPGLAFGAIGTSAEHVLAALRDEGGSRAGLVLSHDNAPGQSMVCGPQAAVEDFVRARRAQGVLSQVLPFQSGFHTPMLRPHVGPMEEAARRFRLHPPHTPLWSGTTAAPFPEDETGIRALFVRHLLEPVRFRQLTEALNAAGHRVFVQVGPGQLGSLVSDTLGGRDHLVVAANSPHRTGLAQLRRVATALWTAGSAVAPSLQPAETATTSQRPPVRLDLSGALVSLSPQRLPGLRAGLRAPARAPVPAGPSPLDSLAESSPVAAELSALLSETADTAAALMSARTGTPAPAPSAGPRHTTVHVSPDTMPYLLDHCFFPQRPGWPEVADRWPVVPATTIVQHIVDAAQETFPGGLPVAVHGARFDEWLTATPAVDVPVTVTPKDPGLLAVSFGPRARATVELVGAYPTPPPAPWVTDPGAEHAPDHTAAQLYAERWMFHGPAFQGVSELTAIGDRHVRGRLTTPSAPGALLDNVGQLLGYWIMATRSERTVVFPVGMREMRFYGPHPAPGTEVECLVRVTSLTDALLEADVQLRAGGTVWAELYGWQDRRFDNDPQTRPVERFPDRNTLSEPRPGGWRLLHERWPDLASRELIMRNSLGGAERAEYARHAPRGRRQWLLGRIAVKDAVRQWLWDHGEGPVFPAELRVHNDETGRPYVSGVHGRPLPPLDVSLAHCAEAAVAIVRPHRTGPGIDIEEVTDRTPQALAAALGGDELRLLHRLSADTGESEAVWFTRFWAAKESVAKAEGTGFGGRPRDFTVFDATPAGDRLAVAGRLQRTYTVHCVPATNPPRLPERAYAVAWTTGNPTAKEYDAR, encoded by the coding sequence GTGGCCGCACGACAGGTGCCGGTGGCCATCGTCGGGATGGCGGTGCTGCTGCCCGGCGCCGCGGACCTGGACGCCTACTGGCGCAACCTGCGCGACGGCGTGGACGCGATCGGCGCGGTACCGGACGGGCGTTGGGACGCCGAGTACTACCACCCGGGCACCGCCTCCGACCCGGCCGTCGCGAACCAGGTCTACGCCCGCCGCGGCGGGTTCGTGGACGGACTCGCGCAGGTGGAGGTCACCCGGTTCGGGATCATGCCGAACTCGGTGGCCGGTACCGAGCCCGACCAGCTCATCGCCCTGCACGTGGCTTCGGCCGCCCTCGACGACGCGGGCGGCACGGACCGCCTCCCCGACCGAGGGCGGGTCGGCGTCGTTCTGGGCAGGGGCGGCTATCTCACGCCCGGCCTGGTCCGGCTCGACCAGCGGGTCCGTACGGCCGGCCAACTGGTCCGCACACTGGCGGAGCTGCTCCCGGACCTGACGGGTGACCAACTCGCGGGAGTGCGCCAGGCATTCACCGAGCGTCTCGGTCCGGACAGCCCCGAGTCCGCGATCGGCCTGGTGCCCAACCTCGCCGCCTCCCGGGTCGCCAACCGGCTCGATCTGCGCGGGCCCGCGTACACGGTGGACGCCGCCTGCGCCTCCTCACTGGTCGCCGTGGACCAGGCCGTGGGCGAACTCGCCTCCGGGCGGTGCGACGTGATGCTCGCCGGCGGCGTCCACCACTGCCACGACATCACGCTGTGGAGCGTCTTCTCCCAGCTGCGCGCACTCTCTCCCAGCCAGCGCATCCGGCCCTTCCACCGGGACGCCGACGGCATCCTGATCGGTGAGGGGACGGGCGTTGTCGTCCTCAAGCGGCTGGCCGACGCCGAGCGCGCCGGAGACCGGATCTACGCGGTGGTCCGGGGCACCGGAGTGGCCAGCGACGGACGAGCGGCCGGACTCATGAACCCCGAGCCCGGTGGACAGGCGCACGCAGTGCGGCAGGCATGGCGGGCGGCCGGACTCGACCCCGCCGAGCCGGGCTCGGTCGGCCTGCTGGAGGCGCACGGCACCGCGACACCGGCAGGTGACAGTGCCGAACTCGCCACGCTCGCCGATGTGTTCGGACCCGGAGACGGTGACGCGGTGCTGGGATCGGTCAAGTCGATGATCGGGCATGCCATGCCGGCCGCCGGGGTCGCCGGTCTGGTCAAGGCCGCACTCGCCGTCCACCACCGGACACTCCTTCCGACACTCCATTGCGACGACCCGCACCCCGCCCTGGCCCGCACCCGGTTCCGCACCCTGGAGAAGGCCGCCGACTGGGAGACCACCGCGCGCAGCCCCGTGCGCCGGGCCGCCGTCAACGCGTTCGGCTTCGGCGGGATCAACGCGCATGTGGTGCTGGAGGAGGCCCCGGACGGGCACGGGTCCCGCGCGAGCGCACCGGCCCGCCCGGTCGTCGAGGTCGACGAGCCCGAGCATGTCCTGCTCCTCGCCGCCGAATCCCCGGCGCACCTCGCCGCCCTGCTGGACGCCGACGACGACACCGTACGGGCGGCCGGTCTCGCCCCCGGCCACCCGCACCCCGAGGCGGGCCCCGCCCGCCTCGGCATCGTCGGACCGACCGCCAAACGGCTCGCCCTGGCACGCCGCGCGGTCGCCCGGCAGCGGGGCTGGCACGGACGCGGTGACGTCTGGTTCCGGCCGGGCCCCCTCCTGGGTGCCGGCCACGGCCGACTGGCATTCCTGTTCCCGGGCCTGGAGGGCGATTTCACCCCGCAGGTCGACGACGTGGCCGCCCATTTCGGTCTGCGTGCCCCCGCAGTCGACGGAGACCGGACCGACGACGTGGGCCGGCACGGTTTCGGCGTGGTCGCCGTCGGCCGCCTCCTCGACGCGGCGCTGCGCCGCAGCGGGATCGTGCCGGACGCGGTCGCCGGACACAGCGTCGGCGAGTGGACGGCCATGGCCGCGGCCGGGCTGTATTCCGGGGACGAGGTCGACGCGTTCATGGCCGCCTTCGACCCCGACTCGGTGACTGTCCCCGGTCTCGCCTTCGGCGCGATCGGCACCAGCGCCGAGCACGTTCTGGCCGCCCTGCGCGACGAGGGCGGGAGCCGGGCGGGCCTGGTCCTCTCCCACGACAACGCGCCCGGTCAGTCGATGGTGTGCGGTCCGCAGGCGGCGGTGGAGGACTTCGTACGGGCGCGTCGCGCCCAGGGCGTTCTCAGCCAGGTCCTGCCGTTCCAATCGGGCTTCCACACGCCGATGCTGCGCCCCCATGTCGGACCGATGGAGGAGGCCGCCCGCCGCTTCCGGCTGCATCCGCCGCACACCCCGCTCTGGTCGGGCACGACCGCCGCACCGTTCCCCGAGGACGAGACGGGGATCCGGGCTCTCTTCGTCCGGCATCTGCTGGAACCCGTACGGTTCCGCCAGCTGACAGAGGCCCTGAACGCGGCCGGTCACCGGGTGTTCGTCCAGGTCGGCCCCGGTCAGCTCGGCTCCCTGGTGAGCGACACCCTGGGCGGTCGCGACCACCTGGTGGTCGCCGCCAACTCGCCCCACCGCACCGGCCTCGCCCAGTTGCGCCGGGTGGCCACCGCGCTGTGGACGGCGGGTTCGGCGGTGGCGCCCTCCCTGCAACCCGCCGAGACGGCGACCACATCTCAACGGCCGCCGGTACGACTGGACTTGAGCGGCGCTCTGGTGTCCCTCTCGCCCCAACGGCTCCCCGGGCTGCGGGCCGGGCTGCGGGCGCCCGCGCGGGCGCCGGTCCCGGCCGGCCCGTCGCCGCTGGACTCCCTCGCCGAGAGCTCCCCGGTGGCCGCCGAACTGAGCGCCCTGCTGAGCGAGACCGCGGACACGGCCGCCGCCCTCATGTCCGCGAGGACGGGGACGCCTGCGCCGGCTCCGTCCGCCGGGCCGCGGCACACCACCGTCCACGTCTCGCCCGACACCATGCCCTACCTTCTGGACCACTGCTTCTTCCCCCAACGGCCCGGCTGGCCCGAAGTCGCCGACCGGTGGCCGGTCGTCCCGGCCACGACGATCGTGCAGCACATCGTGGACGCCGCGCAGGAGACGTTCCCCGGCGGGCTGCCGGTCGCCGTGCACGGCGCGCGGTTCGACGAGTGGCTCACCGCCACCCCGGCAGTCGACGTGCCCGTGACCGTGACGCCGAAGGATCCGGGGCTTCTCGCCGTCTCCTTCGGCCCGCGGGCCCGCGCCACCGTGGAGCTCGTCGGCGCGTACCCCACTCCGCCCCCCGCCCCATGGGTCACCGATCCCGGAGCCGAGCACGCCCCCGACCACACGGCTGCCCAGCTCTACGCCGAGCGCTGGATGTTCCACGGCCCGGCGTTCCAGGGCGTCAGCGAACTCACGGCGATCGGCGACCGCCATGTGCGCGGACGTCTCACCACCCCTTCCGCGCCCGGCGCGCTGCTGGACAACGTCGGCCAGCTACTCGGCTACTGGATCATGGCGACCCGTTCCGAGCGCACCGTCGTGTTCCCGGTCGGGATGCGGGAGATGCGGTTCTACGGGCCGCATCCGGCGCCGGGCACAGAGGTGGAATGCCTGGTGCGCGTCACCTCGCTCACCGATGCCCTTCTGGAGGCCGACGTACAGCTGAGGGCCGGGGGCACCGTGTGGGCGGAGCTGTACGGCTGGCAGGACCGCCGCTTCGACAACGACCCGCAGACCCGGCCCGTCGAGCGCTTCCCGGATCGCAACACCCTGTCCGAGCCGCGCCCCGGCGGCTGGCGGCTGCTGCACGAGAGGTGGCCGGACCTGGCGTCCCGGGAGCTGATCATGCGCAACTCCCTGGGCGGTGCGGAGCGCGCGGAGTACGCCCGCCACGCGCCACGAGGGCGCCGACAGTGGCTGCTGGGGCGCATCGCAGTGAAGGACGCGGTGCGGCAGTGGCTGTGGGACCACGGCGAGGGCCCCGTCTTCCCGGCGGAACTGCGGGTGCACAACGACGAGACGGGCCGTCCGTACGTCTCCGGCGTGCACGGACGGCCCCTGCCCCCGCTGGACGTCTCGCTGGCCCACTGCGCGGAGGCAGCTGTCGCGATCGTCCGACCGCACCGGACCGGCCCCGGCATCGACATCGAGGAGGTCACCGACCGCACCCCGCAGGCCCTCGCCGCCGCCCTCGGCGGGGACGAGCTGCGGCTGCTGCACCGCCTGTCGGCCGACACCGGCGAGAGCGAGGCCGTGTGGTTCACCCGTTTCTGGGCCGCCAAGGAGTCCGTCGCCAAGGCGGAGGGCACCGGATTCGGCGGCCGGCCGCGGGACTTCACCGTGTTCGACGCGACCCCGGCGGGCGACCGGCTGGCCGTCGCGGGCCGCCTGCAACGCACCTACACCGTGCACTGCGTACCGGCCACCAACCCGCCCCGGCTGCCGGAGCGCGCGTACGCAGTCGCATGGACGACGGGAAACCCGACCGCTAAGGAGTACGACGCCCGATGA